From the Sphingomonas phyllosphaerae 5.2 genome, one window contains:
- a CDS encoding 2Fe-2S iron-sulfur cluster-binding protein — translation MSIIINGMPVAPPTDPRVSLLDHLRETLHLTGTKKGCNQGACGACTVLADGERILSCLALAVQYEGREITTIEGLAEGDALHPLQAAFIKHDGFQCGYCTPGQICSAIGMAAEAKRGVPSHVTGDLSGAFSMTREEVQERMSGNLCRCGAHNGIIDAIRGTLSADIDA, via the coding sequence ATGTCGATCATCATCAATGGGATGCCGGTGGCACCCCCGACCGATCCGCGCGTGTCGCTGTTGGATCACCTGCGCGAGACGTTGCACCTGACCGGCACCAAAAAGGGGTGCAACCAGGGTGCGTGCGGCGCGTGCACGGTGCTGGCCGACGGCGAGCGCATCCTGTCGTGCCTCGCGCTGGCGGTGCAGTATGAAGGCCGCGAAATCACGACGATCGAAGGGCTTGCGGAAGGCGACGCGCTGCATCCGTTGCAGGCGGCGTTCATCAAGCATGACGGATTCCAGTGCGGTTATTGCACGCCGGGGCAGATCTGCTCCGCGATCGGCATGGCGGCGGAGGCGAAGCGTGGAGTGCCCAGCCACGTGACCGGTGACCTGTCGGGCGCGTTTTCGATGACCCGCGAGGAGGTCCAGGAGCGCATGAGCGGCAATTTATGCCGGTGCGGTGCACATAATGGGATCATCGATGCCATCCGGGGCACGTTATCGGCGGACATCGACGCATGA
- a CDS encoding xanthine dehydrogenase family protein molybdopterin-binding subunit, with translation MSIVDTAKQAAQGLVQSAMEKLVPLAPDSWIPGGVPDPLIARKHGLIGTPVSRLDGALKVKGTAKFAAEFRFDDMVYAALAFATIPRGRIAAIDSAAAEAAPGVVLVMTHRNAPRMKTPPVFGSAPNAVGPADLPIFQDDRVHWNGQPVACVLAETQEQADHAAALLRFTYAEEPSTTTLAGAKANGIEQGMFFGQPLRNDIGDAEAALAAATVKVDHQYRTPRHNHNPIEPHAATIAWVGDELVIHDASQMVTQQAGTIGEVFGVEEGKVRLTSPYVGGGFGSKGLWDHQVIGAAAAKLAGRPVRVTLSREGVYRTVGGRTLTEQRVAIGAQADGTFDAIIHTGLSVMTAHNNMPEPFILGTRCTYAAPHIALKVEVAKMNMLANTFMRAPGEAVGTFALEAAIDELATKLGIDPVELRIHNEPEKDPVNGLPFSSRNIVTAWRQGAERFGWSGRDATPGVRREGEWLIGTGCATGTYPYYRMPGAEARITLTRDGDTVRASVEVAAAEMGMGTSTTTAIVAAERLGLPMAQIDVGYGDSAIPGAIMAGGSQQTAAIGAAVIAAHNALVAELLTLAGNDSPLAGLSPDEVGSEGGGLAKRDDPARRESYASILARAQRDSVSVTKAGSPPLELMHWSMHSHSALFCEVRVNAVTGELRVSRFLGSFDCGRILNPRTAASQFRGGIIMGLGMALMEETQFDERNGRIMNPSLAEYHVPVHLDVPEIDVIWTDIPDPHTPMGAHGIGEIGITGVAAAVANAVWHATGKRVRDLPITLDKLL, from the coding sequence ATGAGCATCGTCGATACCGCCAAGCAGGCGGCGCAGGGACTGGTGCAGAGCGCCATGGAGAAACTGGTGCCGCTGGCCCCCGACAGCTGGATACCGGGCGGCGTGCCCGACCCGCTGATCGCGCGCAAGCACGGGCTGATCGGGACGCCGGTGTCGCGGCTGGACGGCGCGTTGAAGGTGAAGGGCACGGCGAAGTTCGCCGCCGAATTCCGCTTCGACGACATGGTCTATGCCGCGCTCGCCTTTGCGACGATCCCGCGCGGGCGGATCGCGGCGATCGACAGCGCGGCGGCGGAGGCGGCGCCGGGCGTGGTGCTGGTGATGACGCATCGCAATGCGCCGCGGATGAAGACGCCGCCGGTGTTCGGTTCGGCACCGAACGCGGTCGGCCCGGCCGACCTCCCGATCTTCCAGGACGACCGCGTGCACTGGAACGGGCAACCGGTCGCGTGCGTGCTGGCGGAGACACAGGAGCAGGCCGATCACGCCGCCGCGCTGCTGCGCTTCACCTATGCCGAGGAACCGTCGACGACGACGCTGGCAGGCGCGAAGGCGAACGGGATCGAGCAGGGGATGTTCTTCGGCCAGCCGCTGCGCAACGACATCGGCGATGCCGAGGCGGCGCTGGCGGCGGCGACGGTGAAGGTCGATCACCAATATCGCACGCCGCGGCACAACCACAATCCGATCGAGCCGCACGCCGCGACGATCGCGTGGGTGGGCGACGAACTGGTGATCCACGACGCCAGCCAGATGGTGACGCAGCAGGCCGGGACGATCGGCGAAGTGTTCGGCGTCGAGGAGGGCAAGGTGCGGCTGACCTCGCCCTATGTCGGCGGCGGATTCGGCAGCAAGGGATTGTGGGACCATCAGGTGATCGGCGCGGCGGCGGCGAAGCTGGCCGGCCGGCCGGTGCGCGTCACGCTGTCGCGCGAGGGCGTCTATCGCACGGTCGGCGGACGCACGTTGACCGAGCAGCGTGTCGCGATCGGCGCACAGGCCGACGGGACCTTCGACGCGATCATCCATACCGGCCTGTCGGTGATGACCGCGCATAACAACATGCCCGAGCCGTTCATCCTGGGCACGCGCTGCACCTATGCCGCGCCGCACATCGCGTTGAAGGTGGAGGTAGCGAAGATGAACATGCTGGCCAACACCTTCATGCGCGCGCCGGGCGAGGCGGTGGGCACGTTCGCGCTGGAAGCGGCGATCGACGAACTGGCGACCAAGCTGGGCATCGATCCGGTCGAGCTGCGGATACACAACGAGCCGGAGAAGGACCCGGTCAACGGGCTGCCGTTCTCGTCCCGCAACATCGTCACGGCGTGGCGGCAGGGCGCGGAGCGGTTCGGCTGGTCGGGACGCGACGCGACGCCGGGCGTGCGGCGCGAGGGCGAGTGGTTGATCGGCACCGGATGCGCGACCGGCACCTATCCCTATTATCGGATGCCGGGCGCCGAGGCGCGGATCACGCTGACGCGCGACGGCGATACGGTGCGCGCGTCGGTGGAGGTAGCGGCGGCTGAGATGGGGATGGGCACGTCCACCACCACCGCGATCGTCGCGGCCGAGCGGCTTGGGCTGCCGATGGCGCAGATCGACGTCGGCTATGGCGACAGTGCGATCCCCGGCGCGATCATGGCGGGCGGATCGCAGCAGACCGCGGCGATCGGCGCGGCGGTGATCGCAGCGCACAATGCGTTGGTCGCCGAGCTGCTGACGCTGGCGGGCAACGACTCGCCGCTGGCCGGGCTGTCGCCCGACGAGGTCGGCAGCGAGGGCGGCGGGCTGGCGAAGCGCGACGATCCGGCGCGGCGCGAAAGCTATGCCTCGATCCTGGCACGCGCGCAGCGCGACAGCGTGTCGGTGACGAAGGCGGGGTCGCCGCCGCTGGAGTTGATGCACTGGTCGATGCACTCGCACAGCGCCTTGTTCTGCGAGGTTCGGGTGAACGCCGTCACCGGCGAGCTGCGCGTCAGCCGCTTCCTGGGATCGTTCGATTGCGGGCGCATCCTGAACCCGCGCACCGCCGCCAGCCAGTTCCGCGGCGGGATCATCATGGGCCTGGGCATGGCGTTGATGGAGGAGACGCAGTTCGACGAGCGCAACGGGCGGATCATGAACCCGAGCCTCGCCGAATATCATGTGCCGGTGCACCTCGACGTGCCGGAGATCGACGTGATCTGGACCGACATTCCGGACCCGCACACGCCGATGGGCGCGCATGGCATCGGCGAGATCGGGATCACCGGGGTGGCGGCCGCGGTGGCGAACGCGGTGTGGCACGCGACCGGCAAGCGGGTGCGCGACCTGCCGATCACGCTCGACAAGTTGCTGTAG
- a CDS encoding DUF2891 domain-containing protein produces the protein MTEMPPLALDHATAQRFATMTLGHVGREYPGVLQHVLNGPDDARTPSQLHPIFHGSFDWHSCVHGWWQLLRLIRRYPDLAVAPAIRARAAMMLVPDKVAGEIAYLDRPGTATFERPYGWAWALALHDEAARHDAPWATALEPLALLFAARFRAILPRMTYPLRVGTHFNTGFALTLAWDWAATRDPELRAQIAAAVPRWFADNRDCQAWEPGGDEFLSPALSEALVMSRVLDAPTFRLWFDAFLPRVADGQPATLFVPATVSDRSDGKIAHLDGLNLSRAWCWRAIAAALGPAHPVAARAKRAATDHLAASLPHLGSDYMGEHWLATFALLALEVPLPEAR, from the coding sequence ATGACCGAAATGCCCCCGCTCGCTCTCGACCACGCCACGGCCCAGCGCTTCGCCACGATGACGCTGGGGCATGTCGGCCGTGAATATCCCGGCGTGCTGCAGCACGTGCTCAACGGCCCGGACGACGCGCGGACACCGTCGCAGCTCCACCCGATCTTCCACGGCAGCTTCGACTGGCACAGCTGCGTCCACGGGTGGTGGCAGCTGCTGCGCCTGATCCGCCGCTATCCCGACCTTGCCGTCGCCCCGGCGATCCGCGCGCGCGCCGCCATGATGCTCGTCCCCGACAAGGTCGCGGGCGAGATCGCCTATCTCGACCGCCCCGGCACCGCGACGTTCGAGCGCCCTTATGGCTGGGCATGGGCGCTCGCCCTGCACGACGAAGCCGCGCGCCACGATGCACCATGGGCCACCGCGCTCGAACCTCTCGCGTTGCTGTTCGCAGCGCGGTTCCGCGCGATCCTGCCGCGCATGACCTATCCGTTGCGCGTCGGCACGCACTTCAACACCGGGTTCGCGCTGACGCTCGCCTGGGATTGGGCGGCGACCCGCGATCCGGAACTGCGCGCGCAGATCGCCGCCGCCGTCCCGCGCTGGTTCGCCGACAACCGCGACTGTCAGGCGTGGGAACCGGGCGGCGACGAATTCCTCTCACCCGCGCTCAGCGAGGCGCTGGTCATGAGCCGCGTTCTCGACGCCCCCACCTTTCGCCTGTGGTTCGACGCCTTTCTGCCGCGCGTCGCCGATGGCCAGCCCGCCACGTTGTTCGTCCCCGCCACCGTCTCCGACCGCTCCGATGGGAAGATCGCGCATCTCGACGGGCTGAACCTCAGCCGCGCATGGTGCTGGCGCGCGATCGCCGCCGCACTCGGCCCTGCGCACCCGGTCGCGGCGCGCGCCAAACGCGCCGCGACCGATCACCTCGCCGCCAGCCTGCCGCACCTCGGCAGCGACTATATGGGCGAGCATTGGCTGGCCACCTTCGCGCTGCTCGCGCTGGAGGTGCCCCTGCCGGAAGCGCGATAA
- a CDS encoding metal-dependent hydrolase family protein, whose amino-acid sequence MMKAFLLGAAAIAAPTVAAQTLPAAVTYIQAGTLLDRPGSAPRGATTIIVRDGKVAELRDGFVAPEPGARVVDLRNAFVMPGMVDMHVHLWGIGGDPMKARLGALTRDRFDDEMTAVANARTTLEAGFTSVRDLGGDPRGIRALRDAIDAGTVEGPSITNAGEMISVTGGHGDGGNGLAEEFADVVHSHEVNLCDGPDDCRRAVRAQVSLGARVIKFAATGGVLSNVSGGLGRAMTPEEMRAIIDTAHALGRKVAAHSHAAEGTKAALEAGVDSIEHGTFLDDDTIRLFKAKGAYLVPTEIAPVAALAQARGGALPPATIVKAEEAAAAMAVNHRRAYAAGVKVAFGTDTGVSKHGDNATEFALLVQNGLTPTQAIVAATVSAADLLGRNDIGTLAPGKTADIIAVAGSPLQDVTRLQHVDFVMHRGVVAKAAGGR is encoded by the coding sequence ATGATGAAGGCGTTCCTGCTCGGCGCGGCGGCCATCGCCGCACCCACGGTCGCGGCGCAGACCTTGCCGGCCGCGGTCACCTATATCCAGGCGGGCACCCTGCTCGACCGTCCCGGCAGCGCGCCACGCGGCGCCACCACGATCATCGTACGCGACGGGAAAGTGGCCGAACTTCGCGACGGCTTCGTCGCACCCGAACCGGGCGCGCGCGTCGTGGACCTGCGCAACGCCTTCGTCATGCCGGGCATGGTCGACATGCACGTTCACTTGTGGGGGATCGGAGGCGATCCGATGAAGGCGCGGCTCGGCGCACTCACCCGCGACCGCTTCGATGACGAGATGACCGCCGTCGCGAACGCCCGCACCACGCTTGAAGCGGGCTTCACCTCGGTACGCGATCTCGGCGGCGATCCGCGCGGTATCCGTGCGTTACGCGACGCGATCGACGCCGGCACCGTCGAAGGCCCGTCGATCACGAACGCCGGCGAGATGATCTCGGTCACCGGCGGGCATGGCGACGGCGGCAACGGCCTCGCCGAAGAATTCGCCGACGTCGTCCACTCGCATGAGGTAAACCTGTGCGACGGCCCCGACGATTGCCGACGGGCGGTCCGCGCGCAAGTTTCGCTGGGTGCGCGCGTCATCAAGTTCGCCGCGACCGGCGGCGTGCTATCGAACGTCAGCGGTGGGCTCGGCCGCGCAATGACGCCAGAGGAAATGCGCGCCATCATCGACACCGCGCACGCACTCGGCCGCAAGGTGGCCGCGCACAGCCACGCCGCCGAGGGAACGAAGGCGGCGCTGGAGGCTGGCGTGGACTCGATCGAGCACGGGACCTTCCTCGACGACGACACGATCCGGCTCTTCAAGGCGAAGGGCGCGTATCTGGTCCCGACCGAAATCGCCCCGGTCGCGGCACTGGCGCAGGCGCGTGGCGGCGCGCTGCCGCCCGCCACGATCGTCAAGGCCGAGGAAGCCGCCGCCGCCATGGCCGTCAATCATCGCCGCGCGTATGCCGCGGGCGTCAAGGTCGCGTTCGGAACCGATACCGGCGTATCGAAGCATGGCGACAACGCCACCGAGTTCGCGCTGCTGGTACAGAACGGCCTTACTCCGACACAGGCGATCGTCGCCGCGACCGTGTCCGCGGCCGACCTGCTCGGCCGCAACGACATCGGTACGTTGGCGCCCGGCAAGACCGCCGACATCATCGCCGTCGCCGGCTCGCCGTTGCAGGACGTCACGCGGCTGCAGCACGTAGATTTCGTCATGCACCGCGGCGTCGTCGCCAAGGCGGCCGGCGGGCGTTGA
- a CDS encoding DUF485 domain-containing protein: MMDEAEAARIAADPRYIALVRERGRFTWALTGVMLVAYLAFILLIAFDKALLARPIGAGVTSIGIVVGFGVIVLAIVLTGVYVRRAARTFDPLTAALRGEPHA, translated from the coding sequence ATGATGGACGAAGCCGAGGCCGCACGGATCGCGGCGGACCCGCGCTATATCGCGCTGGTGCGTGAGCGGGGGCGGTTCACCTGGGCGCTGACGGGCGTGATGCTGGTCGCGTACCTCGCCTTCATCCTGCTGATCGCGTTCGACAAGGCATTGTTGGCGCGACCGATCGGGGCTGGCGTGACCTCGATCGGGATCGTCGTCGGCTTCGGGGTGATCGTGCTCGCAATCGTGCTGACCGGCGTTTACGTGCGGCGTGCGGCGCGGACCTTCGACCCGCTGACCGCAGCACTGCGCGGCGAGCCGCACGCGTGA
- a CDS encoding cation acetate symporter, whose product MRRLRAGAVATTIALLPAPALADGVAGQTVQQATNWTAIAMFAAFALLTLAITRWASRRTRTVQDFYTAGGGITGFQNGLAIAGDFMSAASFLGISAQIFADGYDGLIYSIGFLVGWPIILFLMAERLRNLGRYTFADVASFRFAQPPVRTFAAISTLTVVLFYLIAQMVGAGQLIKLLFGLRYEYAVVIVGVLMTLYVLFGGMTATTWVQIVKAVLLLGSATFMALAVLSQFGFSFEALFARAVAIKTGLASAAGVDPAAAAAKGRSIMGPGNFIKDPISAVSFGLALMFGTAGLPHILMRFFTVPDAKAARRSVLWATGWIGYFYLLTFIIGFGAIVLVATEPRYLDPAGGLAGGGNMAAIHLAHAVGGNLFLGFISAVAFATILAVVAGLTLSGASAVSHDLYATVFRKGDADPAAELRVSRRTVLVLAVAAILLGIVFEKQNVAFMVSLAFAVAASGNFPVLLLSLFWKGCTTRGVVAGGTLGLVLAVVLTVLSPAVWEKILGHPAAIFPYSSPAIFSMPAAFLTIWLVSLLDRSARAAVDRGGYLAQRVRAETGIGAAGASAH is encoded by the coding sequence GTGAGGCGCCTGCGAGCGGGCGCGGTCGCCACGACGATCGCGCTGTTGCCTGCGCCCGCGCTGGCGGATGGGGTGGCCGGACAGACGGTGCAGCAGGCGACGAACTGGACGGCGATCGCGATGTTCGCGGCGTTCGCGCTGCTGACGCTGGCGATCACGCGCTGGGCGTCGCGGCGGACGCGAACGGTGCAGGATTTCTACACCGCGGGCGGCGGGATCACCGGCTTCCAGAACGGCCTTGCGATCGCCGGCGACTTCATGTCGGCGGCGTCCTTCCTCGGCATCTCGGCGCAGATCTTCGCGGACGGCTATGACGGTCTGATCTATTCGATCGGGTTCCTCGTCGGATGGCCGATCATCCTGTTCCTGATGGCGGAGCGGCTCCGCAACCTGGGGCGCTACACCTTCGCCGATGTCGCCAGCTTTCGCTTCGCGCAGCCGCCGGTGCGAACATTCGCCGCCATCAGCACGCTGACCGTCGTATTGTTCTACCTGATCGCGCAAATGGTGGGAGCGGGGCAGCTGATCAAACTGCTGTTCGGCCTGCGCTATGAATATGCGGTCGTCATCGTCGGCGTGCTGATGACGCTGTACGTGCTGTTCGGCGGGATGACCGCGACGACGTGGGTGCAGATCGTCAAGGCGGTGCTGCTGCTGGGCAGCGCGACGTTCATGGCGCTGGCGGTGCTGTCGCAGTTCGGCTTTTCGTTCGAGGCGCTGTTCGCGCGTGCAGTGGCGATCAAGACCGGGCTGGCGAGCGCGGCCGGCGTCGATCCGGCGGCGGCGGCGGCGAAGGGCCGGTCGATCATGGGGCCGGGCAATTTCATCAAGGACCCGATATCGGCGGTTTCGTTCGGGCTGGCGCTGATGTTTGGCACCGCCGGACTGCCGCACATCCTGATGCGCTTCTTCACGGTGCCCGATGCGAAGGCGGCGCGGCGATCGGTGCTGTGGGCGACGGGGTGGATCGGTTACTTCTACCTCCTGACCTTCATCATCGGGTTCGGTGCGATCGTGCTGGTCGCCACCGAGCCGCGTTATCTCGATCCCGCAGGCGGGCTGGCAGGTGGCGGCAACATGGCGGCGATCCACCTCGCGCATGCGGTGGGCGGCAATCTGTTTCTCGGCTTCATTAGCGCGGTGGCGTTCGCGACGATCCTGGCGGTCGTCGCCGGGCTGACGCTGTCGGGTGCCTCGGCGGTGAGCCACGATCTGTATGCGACGGTGTTCCGCAAGGGGGACGCCGATCCCGCCGCGGAATTGCGCGTGTCGCGACGTACGGTGCTGGTGCTGGCGGTGGCGGCGATCCTGCTGGGGATCGTCTTCGAAAAGCAGAACGTCGCGTTCATGGTCAGCCTTGCCTTCGCGGTGGCCGCCTCGGGGAATTTCCCGGTGCTGTTGCTGTCGCTGTTCTGGAAGGGATGCACGACGCGCGGCGTCGTCGCGGGCGGTACGCTGGGGCTGGTGCTGGCGGTGGTGTTGACGGTGCTGTCGCCGGCGGTGTGGGAGAAGATCCTCGGCCATCCGGCGGCGATCTTTCCTTATTCGTCGCCGGCGATCTTCTCGATGCCGGCAGCGTTCCTGACAATCTGGCTGGTATCCTTGCTCGACCGCTCCGCGCGCGCGGCGGTGGACCGCGGCGGCTATCTCGCGCAGCGCGTCCGCGCCGAGACGGGCATCGGCGCTGCGGGGGCCTCAGCGCATTAG
- a CDS encoding FAD binding domain-containing protein — translation MTPFSYARATDTAEALRMGAEPNAAYLGGGTNLVDLLRETVAHSERLVDVTALSDAITETDGGGLLIGAGVRNTALAEHRAVRTRYPMLSRAILAGASAQIRNMATVGGNLLQRTRCTYFYDTAGSRCNKRAPGTGCDARDGFTRIHAVLGASEACVATHPSDMCVALAALDAVVHVEGAGGARKLPFGELHRLPGDRPERDTVLAPGELITAVELPALPIAAHSTYRKVRDRASYAFALISVAAALELDGDHIADVRIAFGGVAHKPWRATRAEDALRGGAATEAAFRAAATREFADAQVLRDNAFKPALATRTLVAVLSQLAQGEMA, via the coding sequence ATGACGCCGTTCAGCTACGCACGCGCCACCGATACCGCCGAGGCGCTGCGGATGGGCGCGGAGCCGAACGCCGCCTATCTGGGCGGAGGCACCAACCTGGTCGACCTGCTGCGCGAGACGGTGGCGCATTCGGAACGGCTGGTCGACGTCACCGCATTGTCGGACGCGATCACCGAAACGGATGGCGGCGGGCTGTTGATCGGCGCCGGAGTGCGCAACACCGCGCTGGCCGAGCATCGCGCGGTCCGCACCCGCTATCCGATGCTGTCGCGCGCGATCCTGGCGGGCGCATCGGCGCAGATCCGCAACATGGCGACGGTGGGTGGCAACCTGCTACAGCGGACGCGCTGCACCTATTTCTACGACACCGCCGGATCGCGCTGTAACAAGCGCGCGCCGGGTACGGGGTGCGACGCGCGCGACGGGTTCACGCGCATCCACGCGGTACTGGGCGCATCCGAGGCATGCGTCGCGACTCATCCGTCCGACATGTGCGTGGCGCTCGCCGCGCTCGACGCGGTGGTGCATGTCGAGGGTGCGGGTGGCGCGCGAAAGCTGCCGTTCGGAGAGCTGCACCGCTTGCCGGGCGACCGGCCGGAACGCGACACCGTGCTGGCACCGGGCGAGCTGATCACCGCGGTCGAGCTGCCGGCACTGCCGATCGCGGCACATTCGACCTATCGGAAGGTGCGCGACCGGGCGAGCTATGCGTTCGCGCTGATCTCGGTCGCGGCGGCGCTGGAGCTGGACGGCGACCACATCGCCGACGTGCGGATCGCGTTCGGCGGCGTGGCGCACAAGCCGTGGCGCGCGACCAGGGCCGAGGACGCGTTACGCGGTGGCGCCGCGACGGAGGCGGCGTTCCGCGCGGCCGCGACACGCGAGTTCGCCGACGCGCAGGTGCTGCGCGACAATGCGTTCAAGCCGGCGCTTGCCACCCGCACGCTGGTGGCGGTGCTGAGCCAGCTGGCGCAGGGAGAGATGGCATGA
- a CDS encoding alpha/beta hydrolase family protein gives MRLSLAIALLAATSASAQQQPNAVPATAPDRAFTGADLFGLSIAADPQISPDGRTIVYVRRTADVMTDRMASSLWLIDVASGRQSPFATQGSSPRWSPDGTRVAYVAGDGDGSQLFVRWLATGASARVTAFPGDPQALAWSPNGTRLAYVATVAGDPTTLGKAPPKPEGAKWAEPLTVIDRINYRNDGPGYVKPGRDHLFVVAAEGGAARQLTFGPYDDGGPLSWTPDSREIVFAAIRGPDAERQVMNSDVIAVDVASGALRTLTTRDGPDGQPRVSPDGTRIAWLGFDDKRRSYENTQLYVGQRDAADPRSLTAALDRAIEEAIWAADGRSLYASYDDRGQRRIARIALDGRTTPLVDNVAGGGLDRPYTGGDFSVAKNGTVAYTGGDASTPADVWIWSGGKARRLTQLNAVMTSAKALAPVRKIAVTAPDGRAIDAWLATPPGRAPGTRVPLILEIHGGPNSAYGPGFATDVQLYAAAGYAVLWTNPRGSTSYGAEFANLIDKKYPADDYGDLIAAVDAAIGDGTADADNLFVTGGSGGGVLTAWIVGKTDRFKAAATQKPVINWTSEALTMDNTLFTSRYWFTKLPWEDPMGYWNRSPLSLVGNVKTPTLVVVGSDDYRTPVSESEQYYAALQIRGVPTALVKVPGASHGGFTARPSQSAAKASAILAWFDRYRTPAK, from the coding sequence GTGCGCCTATCCCTCGCCATCGCCCTGCTCGCCGCCACGTCCGCCAGCGCGCAGCAGCAGCCGAATGCCGTCCCCGCCACCGCGCCCGATCGCGCCTTCACCGGCGCCGACCTGTTCGGCCTGTCGATTGCCGCCGATCCGCAGATCAGCCCGGACGGCAGGACGATCGTCTACGTCCGCCGCACCGCCGACGTCATGACCGATCGCATGGCCTCGTCGCTGTGGCTGATCGACGTCGCTTCGGGCCGCCAGTCACCGTTCGCCACGCAGGGGTCCAGCCCGCGCTGGTCACCCGACGGCACGCGCGTGGCCTATGTCGCGGGCGATGGCGACGGCTCGCAGTTGTTCGTCCGCTGGCTGGCAACCGGCGCCAGCGCACGCGTAACGGCGTTTCCTGGCGATCCGCAGGCACTCGCCTGGTCACCGAACGGTACGCGCCTCGCCTATGTCGCGACCGTCGCGGGAGATCCGACCACGCTCGGCAAGGCCCCACCGAAGCCCGAGGGCGCGAAATGGGCCGAGCCGCTGACGGTCATCGACCGCATCAACTATCGCAACGACGGCCCCGGCTATGTGAAGCCCGGCCGCGACCATCTGTTCGTCGTCGCTGCGGAAGGCGGCGCCGCGCGGCAGCTCACGTTCGGCCCCTATGATGACGGCGGACCGCTGTCCTGGACCCCGGACTCGCGCGAGATCGTGTTCGCCGCGATCCGTGGTCCCGATGCCGAGCGACAGGTAATGAACTCGGACGTGATCGCGGTCGATGTCGCCAGCGGGGCGCTGCGCACGCTCACCACCCGCGACGGTCCGGACGGGCAGCCGCGGGTCTCGCCGGACGGCACGCGGATCGCGTGGCTCGGCTTCGACGACAAACGCCGCAGCTATGAGAATACGCAATTATACGTGGGGCAGCGCGACGCCGCCGATCCGCGCTCGCTCACGGCTGCGCTCGACCGCGCGATCGAGGAAGCGATCTGGGCAGCGGACGGTCGCAGCCTCTACGCCAGCTATGACGATCGCGGGCAGCGCCGCATCGCACGGATCGCGCTCGACGGCCGCACCACGCCGTTGGTCGACAATGTCGCAGGCGGTGGCCTCGATCGCCCCTATACCGGGGGCGACTTCTCGGTCGCGAAGAACGGAACGGTCGCCTACACCGGCGGTGATGCCAGTACGCCTGCGGACGTCTGGATCTGGTCGGGCGGCAAGGCGCGCCGGCTGACACAACTCAACGCGGTGATGACCTCGGCCAAGGCGCTCGCGCCGGTCCGCAAGATCGCGGTCACCGCGCCCGACGGCCGCGCCATCGACGCCTGGCTCGCCACCCCGCCCGGTCGCGCGCCTGGCACGCGCGTGCCGCTGATCCTCGAGATCCACGGTGGTCCCAACAGCGCCTACGGCCCCGGCTTCGCTACCGACGTGCAGCTCTACGCCGCCGCCGGTTACGCCGTGCTGTGGACCAACCCGCGCGGCTCGACCTCCTACGGAGCCGAGTTCGCGAACCTGATCGACAAGAAATATCCTGCCGACGATTACGGCGACCTGATCGCCGCGGTCGATGCTGCGATCGGCGACGGGACTGCGGACGCCGACAACCTCTTCGTCACCGGGGGCTCGGGGGGCGGCGTGCTGACCGCGTGGATCGTCGGCAAGACCGATCGCTTCAAGGCCGCCGCCACGCAGAAGCCGGTCATCAACTGGACCAGCGAGGCGCTGACGATGGACAACACGCTGTTCACTTCGCGCTACTGGTTCACCAAGCTGCCTTGGGAAGATCCCATGGGTTACTGGAACCGCTCGCCGCTCAGCCTGGTCGGGAACGTCAAGACCCCGACGCTGGTGGTGGTCGGCAGCGACGATTATCGCACGCCGGTTTCGGAATCCGAGCAATATTACGCCGCGCTCCAGATCCGCGGCGTGCCAACGGCGCTGGTAAAGGTGCCGGGCGCCAGCCACGGCGGCTTCACCGCCCGCCCGTCGCAATCAGCGGCCAAGGCGTCAGCGATCCTCGCCTGGTTCGATCGGTACCGAACTCCCGCAAAATAA